The Helicobacter mustelae genome has a segment encoding these proteins:
- the gap gene encoding type I glyceraldehyde-3-phosphate dehydrogenase yields the protein MKKVAINGTGRIGICAARIIGRRMDMEIVAINSTADIDTLLHLIRHDSVHKGYDAHKIDEETLRIGNSKTVKILSNRDIAQLDFLDAEAVIECTGKFTALHKASAHLKGNIKKVIISAAAENTPTFVYGVNHTQYQGQDVISNASCTTNCLATIALVLHQNFGIESGLMTTVHSYTNDQNLLDVKHKDIRRARAAGMNMIPTSTGAAKAIGLVMPELNGKLNGTSIRVPTPDVSIVDLTANLSKAITKEVIHNAFEEAQNTYLKDLLFVDHEKCVSSDFIGSSYSAIFVPDQTLVLGNCVKILAWYDNEMGYSHRLVDMCAYMLD from the coding sequence ATGAAAAAAGTAGCAATAAATGGAACAGGCAGGATTGGAATTTGTGCAGCAAGAATCATAGGAAGGCGCATGGATATGGAGATTGTTGCTATCAATTCCACCGCAGACATCGACACCCTGCTACATCTCATCCGCCATGACTCCGTGCACAAGGGCTATGATGCGCACAAAATCGACGAAGAAACACTTCGCATCGGCAATAGCAAAACTGTCAAAATCCTTAGCAATCGCGACATTGCACAATTGGATTTTTTGGACGCTGAGGCTGTGATTGAGTGCACTGGCAAATTCACCGCCCTGCACAAAGCTAGCGCGCATCTCAAGGGAAATATAAAAAAAGTCATCATCTCAGCAGCCGCAGAAAATACGCCCACCTTTGTTTATGGTGTCAATCACACACAATACCAAGGCCAAGACGTCATCTCCAATGCTTCGTGCACGACCAATTGTTTAGCCACCATCGCTCTTGTGCTGCATCAAAATTTTGGCATTGAGAGTGGCTTGATGACTACAGTGCATAGCTATACCAACGACCAAAATCTGCTAGATGTCAAACACAAAGACATCCGCCGTGCAAGAGCTGCTGGCATGAATATGATCCCCACAAGCACAGGTGCAGCCAAAGCCATTGGTCTAGTCATGCCAGAGCTCAATGGAAAACTCAATGGCACTTCTATACGCGTGCCCACCCCTGATGTGAGTATTGTGGACTTGACTGCCAATCTCTCCAAAGCCATCACCAAAGAAGTTATTCACAATGCCTTTGAAGAGGCCCAAAATACCTATCTCAAAGACTTGCTTTTTGTTGATCATGAGAAATGTGTCTCTAGCGATTTCATTGGATCAAGCTATAGCGCCATCTTTGTGCCCGATCAGACCTTAGTACTTGGCAATTGTGTCAAGATCTTGGCATGGTATGACAATGAGATGGGTTACTCCCACCGCCTTGTAGACATGTGTGCGTACATGCTAGATTAG
- the corA gene encoding magnesium/cobalt transporter CorA, protein MMNIFIKRNSFVARESFSGIKKTHFEDEVILWIDLLHPTFEEVAYIAKTYKLDIPTKEEREEIEQSSRYWEDSTSITINSFFLMSSAKLELHNETVTFLLYNGILFTIRYGDFKVFDEIQKRVLASPKNFEDGFDVISKIYEVRVEKDADMLEEVGWETKILRKEVFDKDQGDYTNILKRLSNLQEINMSVRDSLADKRRAITALLKSDKIDMDIKKNLNIVLKDLNSLIEFTTVNMNILDNVQSLFTNQINIEQNKIIKLFTVATMAMMPPTLIGTIYGMNFKNMPELDWTHGYPFAIGIMIISTILPVIYFKKKGWL, encoded by the coding sequence ATGATGAATATTTTTATCAAGAGGAACTCTTTTGTTGCTAGGGAAAGTTTTAGTGGGATTAAAAAAACGCATTTTGAAGATGAGGTGATTTTATGGATCGATCTTTTGCATCCCACTTTTGAAGAGGTGGCCTATATTGCCAAAACCTATAAGCTAGACATCCCCACCAAAGAGGAGCGCGAAGAAATCGAGCAGAGCTCTCGTTATTGGGAGGATAGCACAAGCATCACCATCAATAGCTTTTTTTTGATGAGTTCTGCAAAGCTGGAACTCCACAATGAAACCGTGACCTTTCTCCTCTATAATGGCATCTTGTTTACCATCCGTTATGGGGATTTCAAAGTCTTTGATGAAATCCAAAAACGCGTGCTCGCAAGTCCCAAAAATTTTGAAGATGGCTTTGATGTCATTAGCAAGATCTATGAAGTTCGCGTAGAAAAAGATGCAGATATGTTAGAGGAAGTGGGATGGGAGACCAAAATCCTGCGAAAAGAAGTTTTTGACAAAGATCAAGGGGATTACACCAACATCCTCAAGCGTCTAAGCAATCTCCAAGAAATCAATATGAGTGTGCGAGATTCCCTAGCAGACAAGCGCCGCGCCATTACCGCACTGCTCAAAAGCGACAAAATAGACATGGATATCAAAAAAAATCTCAATATTGTTTTAAAAGACCTCAATTCCTTGATTGAATTTACCACTGTGAATATGAATATTTTGGACAATGTGCAAAGTCTCTTTACCAATCAGATTAATATCGAGCAAAATAAAATCATCAAGCTTTTTACTGTGGCTACCATGGCCATGATGCCCCCTACTCTCATTGGTACCATCTATGGCATGAACTTCAAAAATATGCCCGAGTTAGACTGGACGCATGGATATCCCTTTGCCATTGGAATTATGATCATTTCCACCATCCTACCTGTGATCTATTTCAAAAAAAAGGGCTGGCTCTAA
- a CDS encoding phosphoglycerate kinase, with protein MVAGINFMQKTRSIKDVDVSNQRVLIRVDFNVPMDKDFNISDDTRIKEALPTINYCIDNHAKNIILVSHLGRPKNRENKYSLRHILKRLERLLDRNIAFAETLEQVKELQENTNNTVILLENIRFYPEEVQNDDAFSQKLASLCDVFVNDAFGTSHRSHASTYGVAKFARQKVAGILLKKEIHSFAKALDNPAKPVLLIIGGSKVSSKLSLLHNILNVVDKIIIGGAMSNTFLKALGYDMQKSFVENGLLEDAKHILKLAAQKKVKIYLPVDVVATDDIEKQNFIKTCPAQDIPQDFIAVDVGPATTRLFSQVIRASHTIIWNGPLGVYEETRFSRGTFATAHAISDTYAFSLVGGGDTADAVDRAGERENMSFISTGGGASLELLEGKILPAFEVLDKKE; from the coding sequence ATGGTAGCTGGAATCAATTTCATGCAGAAAACAAGGAGCATCAAGGATGTGGATGTTTCCAATCAGCGCGTTTTGATCCGTGTGGATTTTAATGTCCCCATGGATAAAGATTTTAATATTTCTGATGATACAAGGATCAAAGAAGCGTTACCAACAATCAACTACTGCATCGATAATCACGCCAAAAATATCATTTTAGTAAGCCATCTTGGACGCCCAAAAAATAGAGAAAATAAATACTCTCTTAGGCATATCCTCAAGCGTCTGGAGCGTTTGCTGGATAGAAATATCGCCTTTGCTGAGACGCTTGAACAAGTCAAAGAACTCCAGGAAAATACAAACAACACAGTCATCCTCCTAGAAAATATCCGTTTCTATCCAGAAGAAGTACAAAATGATGATGCATTTAGTCAAAAGCTTGCAAGCCTTTGTGATGTATTTGTAAATGATGCTTTTGGTACGAGCCACAGGAGTCATGCTAGCACCTATGGAGTGGCCAAATTTGCCAGGCAAAAAGTCGCTGGCATCTTGCTAAAAAAAGAAATCCACTCTTTTGCAAAGGCATTGGACAATCCAGCCAAGCCCGTGCTGCTCATTATTGGAGGCAGCAAGGTAAGCTCTAAGCTTTCTTTGCTTCATAATATCTTGAATGTGGTAGACAAAATCATCATCGGCGGGGCTATGAGTAATACCTTTTTGAAGGCACTGGGTTATGATATGCAAAAATCCTTTGTAGAAAATGGCTTGCTAGAGGATGCCAAGCACATCTTAAAGCTTGCTGCACAAAAAAAAGTAAAAATTTATCTGCCTGTGGATGTGGTGGCCACAGATGATATAGAGAAGCAAAATTTCATCAAAACCTGCCCTGCCCAAGACATTCCCCAGGATTTCATAGCAGTGGATGTGGGGCCTGCGACTACCAGGCTTTTTAGCCAAGTGATTCGTGCAAGCCACACCATCATCTGGAATGGCCCACTGGGAGTCTATGAAGAGACTCGATTCTCACGCGGGACCTTTGCCACAGCCCATGCCATCAGTGACACCTATGCCTTTTCCCTGGTGGGTGGAGGAGACACAGCTGATGCAGTAGATAGGGCAGGAGAGCGCGAAAATATGAGCTTTATTTCTACTGGTGGGGGCGCATCGCTAGAATTATTAGAAGGTAAGATTTTGCCTGCATTTGAAGTATTGGACAAAAAAGAATGA
- the ndk gene encoding nucleoside-diphosphate kinase — protein sequence MEQTLSIIKPDAVKKNVIGKIVDRFESSGLRIAAMKKVQLSKEDAQRFYAVHQERPFFNDLVEFMTSGPVVVMILEGVDAVGKNRNLMGATNPKEAQKGTIRADFAESIDANAVHGSDSLENAKIEIDFFFPKREIH from the coding sequence ATGGAGCAAACATTATCAATCATTAAACCTGATGCAGTTAAAAAAAATGTCATTGGAAAGATTGTCGATAGATTTGAAAGCAGTGGGTTGCGCATTGCAGCAATGAAAAAAGTGCAGCTTAGCAAGGAGGACGCTCAGAGATTTTATGCAGTCCATCAAGAAAGGCCTTTTTTTAATGATTTGGTGGAGTTCATGACCAGCGGCCCTGTCGTGGTGATGATCTTAGAAGGTGTGGATGCAGTGGGCAAAAATCGCAATCTCATGGGTGCTACCAATCCAAAAGAAGCCCAAAAAGGTACGATTCGAGCGGATTTTGCCGAGAGTATCGATGCCAATGCAGTGCATGGAAGCGATAGCTTAGAAAACGCAAAAATTGAAATTGATTTCTTCTTTCCCAAAAGAGAGATTCATTAA
- a CDS encoding HU family DNA-binding protein has product MNKAQFVDLVKEAGAYATKKDAEVAIDAFVKAVENALTKKESVELVGFGKFETVLQKGKEGKVPGSDKSYKTADRFVPKFKPGKGLKDLVSKK; this is encoded by the coding sequence ATGAATAAAGCACAATTTGTTGATTTGGTAAAAGAAGCTGGAGCATATGCTACAAAAAAAGATGCGGAGGTGGCCATCGATGCATTTGTAAAGGCGGTAGAGAATGCGCTTACAAAAAAAGAGAGTGTTGAGCTGGTTGGTTTTGGTAAGTTTGAAACCGTGTTGCAAAAAGGAAAAGAAGGAAAGGTTCCTGGCAGTGATAAAAGCTATAAAACTGCTGATAGATTCGTGCCAAAGTTCAAGCCTGGCAAAGGTCTAAAAGATCTCGTATCCAAAAAATAA